In a single window of the Luteolibacter sp. Y139 genome:
- a CDS encoding 3-deoxy-7-phosphoheptulonate synthase — protein MTRHRTDDLRISGLNPLISPAILNYFLPVSEEASELVADARSQCEAILKGEDDRLLVIVGPCSIHDPEAAIEYGKKLKAEAERLKKDIFVVMRVYFEKPRTTVGWKGLINDPKLDDSFDINHGLRVARGLLLELANLGIPAGTEFLDTISPQYIADLIVWGAIGARTTESQVHRELASGLSMPVGFKNGTGGSIQIALDAIQSSSRPHHFLSVTKQGVSAIVSTTGNDSCHIILRGGKTGPNFEKEPIAEVVKMLGEQGLPPHVMVDCSHGNSMKDYRNQPLVANALCKQIEEGSKEVVATMIESNLVEGNQKLVPDLSKLTRGQSVTDACIGWDDTVAVLDRFAEAVRARRAL, from the coding sequence GTGACCCGCCACCGCACCGACGACCTCCGCATTTCCGGCCTGAATCCGCTCATTTCACCGGCGATCCTGAATTATTTCCTGCCGGTGTCGGAAGAAGCGTCGGAACTGGTGGCCGACGCCCGCTCGCAGTGCGAGGCGATCCTGAAGGGCGAGGACGACCGACTGCTGGTGATCGTGGGGCCCTGCTCAATCCACGATCCCGAGGCGGCGATCGAATACGGGAAGAAGCTGAAGGCAGAGGCCGAGCGGCTGAAGAAGGACATCTTCGTGGTGATGCGCGTGTATTTTGAGAAGCCTCGCACCACGGTCGGCTGGAAGGGCCTGATCAATGACCCGAAGCTGGATGATTCCTTCGATATCAACCATGGCCTGCGGGTGGCTCGCGGACTTTTGTTAGAGCTGGCGAATCTGGGGATTCCGGCTGGTACCGAGTTCCTTGATACGATTTCGCCGCAGTACATTGCGGACCTGATCGTGTGGGGTGCGATCGGTGCGCGGACGACGGAGAGCCAGGTTCACCGCGAATTGGCTTCGGGACTGTCGATGCCGGTCGGCTTCAAGAACGGCACCGGTGGCTCGATCCAAATCGCGCTGGATGCGATCCAATCGTCGTCGCGGCCGCACCATTTTCTGTCGGTCACCAAGCAAGGGGTGTCGGCGATCGTTTCCACGACTGGCAACGACTCCTGCCACATCATCCTGCGCGGCGGGAAGACCGGACCGAATTTCGAGAAGGAGCCGATTGCCGAGGTGGTGAAGATGCTCGGCGAGCAGGGCCTGCCGCCGCACGTGATGGTCGATTGCTCGCACGGCAACTCGATGAAGGACTATCGCAACCAGCCGCTGGTGGCGAACGCACTATGCAAGCAGATCGAGGAAGGCTCGAAGGAGGTGGTGGCTACGATGATCGAGTCGAATTTGGTCGAAGGAAACCAGAAGCTGGTGCCGGATCTTTCCAAGCTGACGCGTGGGCAGTCGGTGACGGATGCGTGCATTGGGTGGGATGATACGGTGGCGGTGCTGGATAGGTTTGCTGAGGCGGTGCGGGCGCGGAGGGCGCTCTGA
- a CDS encoding RICIN domain-containing protein encodes MIGISGIGLWHHRANSVPPDALGQGQGDHANAPKRDRHVVDPEAKRIEMLAKRGESAIPTGMEDTQGPPVPAMVPERELISSGWKSDPEPAVANFAQWASVYLAGTATDRTRLEENGVKLAAERREFLKAEIAKDPRRVLADSIPLAVRDQMPASVEALLEDRVDGYGDLYSLHTTPGMDGQGGAPVIDQARVGGESYQAFRYGKRTSTPYINGGSLHGVAIDNQLAVLDSPLRTLETGEKLQGSTVNEYCPVSEQTVAAPASSTVAGTEKTLFQIGTDLYGTCEPAHVTNVESAIVSGEQNADNTEKTLTNHDLQAIYKKSLTGGSRIYAAGDAGVGGSGGYIGKPPTSLTHGGKNILIMRVQPTDKPFPSWATVASFQDTVTRADGWDARMRRISYQKTWINRADVTPVMTLPQNSAYYTGNGYDWGRWADDSKAAAAAQGYNLADYSCFVFAHEGYSQFGAAGWGGGGNIWCNGNFDVRLFVHEYGHVFWLPHANSWYATDGNPISPSRQHREYGDANDPMGNAWGANQYNTFNAYFKNFCGWLPDTAVQTISRSGTYRVYQDDGGTALNRTLALKFGRDYEFNYWISVRGDAIAQTNFNNGAAVMAVSSWRASDSKLLDLNNPGDDNRDNAPLAVNQTWYDAAADLTLKTIAVSGTNPNRYADVQVTFGPRNQGGYRPLVSGGVYRFKNRQNGKYLDVPGNSSADNVSVQVATASGTASQNWVAWRNADGTYSFNHQGTNKWLDVVSNGGGDGVDVIQYTGNGGDAQKWWVAQNPAAHLFLVHKGTDSKVLDMDPSGVNDLHQWGHNDGNWQQWYPELVAIVPGTYRLLPKHAQYQALDIAGVSTANGAQAHIWEYVSGANQKYEVSNPVGSWLRLTPTHAVAKALDVNAAGSANGTKIQQWDWFNNNAQHWGISRTDGNWLRFTPECASGSCMEITGDDTGVANGSIVQLWQFTGAQDQQWRFADAE; translated from the coding sequence TTGATCGGAATATCCGGAATCGGGCTATGGCATCATAGGGCGAACTCCGTCCCACCGGATGCCCTCGGACAAGGCCAGGGAGATCACGCGAATGCGCCCAAGCGCGATCGCCACGTGGTCGATCCCGAAGCCAAGCGGATCGAGATGCTGGCGAAGCGCGGTGAAAGCGCGATCCCCACGGGCATGGAGGACACCCAAGGTCCTCCCGTCCCCGCCATGGTTCCCGAGCGCGAGCTCATCAGCTCGGGATGGAAATCGGATCCCGAGCCCGCGGTCGCAAACTTCGCCCAATGGGCGAGCGTCTACTTGGCCGGCACGGCAACCGATCGGACGCGGCTGGAAGAGAACGGCGTGAAGCTTGCCGCAGAGCGACGCGAGTTCTTGAAAGCCGAGATCGCGAAGGATCCACGCCGCGTTCTCGCCGATTCCATCCCGCTGGCAGTGCGGGATCAGATGCCGGCGTCGGTTGAAGCCCTGCTGGAAGACCGCGTCGATGGTTACGGCGACCTCTACTCGCTGCACACCACACCGGGCATGGATGGTCAGGGCGGTGCCCCGGTCATCGATCAGGCACGCGTTGGCGGCGAGAGCTACCAGGCCTTCCGCTATGGCAAGCGGACAAGCACTCCCTACATCAATGGCGGCTCACTCCACGGCGTCGCCATCGACAATCAACTGGCCGTGCTCGATAGCCCGCTGCGGACGCTGGAAACGGGCGAGAAGCTGCAGGGTTCCACGGTGAATGAGTATTGCCCGGTCTCCGAACAGACGGTGGCCGCTCCCGCGAGCAGCACGGTGGCAGGGACCGAGAAGACCCTCTTCCAGATCGGCACCGATCTCTACGGCACCTGCGAACCGGCACACGTCACGAACGTGGAGTCCGCCATCGTGTCCGGAGAACAGAATGCCGACAATACCGAGAAGACGCTGACCAACCACGACCTGCAGGCGATCTACAAGAAGAGCCTCACCGGCGGATCGCGGATCTATGCAGCCGGCGATGCCGGCGTCGGAGGATCGGGCGGCTACATCGGGAAGCCCCCGACGAGCCTGACCCACGGTGGGAAGAATATCCTGATCATGCGCGTCCAGCCGACGGACAAGCCATTTCCCTCATGGGCCACGGTTGCCAGCTTCCAGGACACGGTCACCCGTGCCGATGGCTGGGACGCCCGCATGCGTCGCATCTCTTATCAGAAGACATGGATCAATCGCGCCGATGTCACCCCGGTGATGACGCTGCCGCAGAACTCCGCCTACTACACCGGCAATGGCTACGATTGGGGCCGCTGGGCGGATGACTCGAAGGCCGCAGCTGCCGCGCAGGGCTACAATCTGGCGGACTACTCGTGCTTCGTCTTCGCGCACGAAGGCTACAGCCAGTTCGGCGCCGCCGGCTGGGGTGGTGGCGGAAACATCTGGTGCAATGGCAACTTCGATGTGCGCCTCTTCGTCCACGAATACGGCCACGTCTTCTGGCTGCCGCACGCGAACTCATGGTATGCCACCGATGGCAATCCCATCTCGCCTAGTCGCCAGCATCGCGAATACGGCGATGCGAACGATCCGATGGGCAATGCCTGGGGTGCGAACCAGTACAATACCTTCAACGCCTACTTTAAGAACTTCTGCGGCTGGCTGCCGGATACGGCCGTCCAGACGATCTCCCGCAGCGGGACTTACCGCGTCTATCAGGATGACGGAGGCACGGCATTGAACCGCACCCTGGCGCTGAAGTTCGGCCGCGACTACGAGTTCAACTACTGGATCTCCGTCCGTGGCGATGCCATCGCGCAAACGAACTTCAACAACGGTGCCGCCGTCATGGCGGTCTCCTCATGGCGGGCCTCGGACAGCAAGCTGCTCGATTTGAACAATCCCGGCGATGATAACCGAGACAACGCACCGTTGGCCGTCAACCAGACTTGGTATGACGCCGCAGCCGATCTGACGCTGAAGACCATCGCCGTCAGTGGCACGAACCCAAACCGCTATGCCGATGTCCAGGTGACCTTCGGTCCTCGAAATCAGGGCGGCTATCGCCCTCTGGTCAGCGGTGGCGTCTATCGCTTCAAGAATCGCCAGAACGGCAAGTACCTCGATGTCCCCGGTAACAGCTCGGCCGACAACGTCTCCGTGCAGGTGGCCACGGCATCCGGCACCGCATCCCAGAACTGGGTGGCGTGGCGCAATGCCGACGGCACCTACAGCTTCAACCACCAGGGCACGAACAAGTGGCTGGACGTGGTGAGCAACGGCGGCGGCGACGGCGTCGACGTCATCCAATACACCGGAAACGGCGGCGATGCCCAGAAATGGTGGGTCGCACAGAATCCGGCAGCCCATCTGTTCCTCGTCCACAAGGGCACCGATTCCAAGGTGCTCGATATGGACCCGAGCGGAGTCAACGATCTGCACCAGTGGGGTCACAACGATGGCAACTGGCAGCAATGGTATCCCGAGCTCGTCGCGATCGTGCCCGGCACCTACCGCCTGCTGCCGAAGCACGCGCAGTATCAGGCGCTGGACATTGCCGGCGTCTCAACCGCGAACGGTGCCCAAGCCCACATCTGGGAATACGTCAGCGGTGCGAACCAGAAGTATGAAGTGAGCAACCCCGTTGGAAGCTGGCTACGCCTGACTCCCACCCATGCGGTCGCCAAGGCACTCGATGTGAATGCCGCCGGCAGCGCGAACGGCACCAAGATCCAGCAATGGGATTGGTTCAATAACAATGCCCAGCACTGGGGCATCAGCCGCACCGACGGGAACTGGCTGCGCTTCACACCCGAATGCGCCTCCGGAAGCTGCATGGAAATCACCGGTGACGACACCGGCGTCGCAAACGGCAGCATAGTGCAGCTGTGGCAGTTCACCGGTGCCCAGGACCAGCAGTGGCGCTTCGCCGATGCGGAGTGA
- a CDS encoding glycoside hydrolase family 97 protein, which produces MRPVWSFALLLLGVCPAAEVARLASPDGHNTITVDLDEAGVPSYRVSRKGQEVLGTSPLGLKAGNDDFAKGLKVISTSKVEEHREQYELFAGIRPRVDQGHRRLSITLANEGGARMELDLDAGNEGVAFRYRLEGESDELTVDEEASGFRVPGEAKGWISPYNASSSSSPAYEDYYFAVKPGDPPPYSRGGDTRGWYFPALFQTPGAWLLLTESGTGENYCACHLGPDSSGGVYRIAFPFEDEGTKRVKYSHGVKPRHSLPWTMPWRVIAVGDSAGDILSSTLVTDLAEPSKIADTSWIKPGRASWSWWAYPDRRNETELYSSYITYAAKQGWEYSLLDAGWEKADTKALAEQAARDKVGLLVWSHAEVFYDADRRKRRLDEIAALGIRGVKIDFWSTDRQEALEAMEATLRDAAERKLLVNFHGCTLPRGWQRTWPNFVAAESVLGEESYMYDERYPEKAAELATILPFTRNVAGPMDFTPLGLAEKRYPRKNTAAHELATALIFTSGIVHYADKPETYEAFPAAAREILKTAPARWDETRCLIGEPGNAVILARRAGDAWFIAGINGTAGDRPVELDLSGFGNKGWKLVQEGADALKSLDEQAVPASTGKWTHTLPARGGFVLKQDS; this is translated from the coding sequence ATGCGGCCTGTTTGGAGTTTTGCCCTGCTGTTGCTTGGAGTCTGCCCCGCTGCCGAAGTGGCAAGGCTCGCTTCTCCTGACGGCCACAATACGATCACGGTGGATTTGGATGAGGCGGGTGTGCCGAGCTATCGCGTGAGTCGCAAGGGCCAGGAGGTGCTGGGAACCTCGCCGCTGGGACTGAAGGCGGGGAACGACGATTTCGCGAAGGGCCTGAAGGTCATCTCTACCAGCAAAGTTGAAGAGCATCGTGAGCAGTACGAACTATTTGCCGGGATCCGGCCGCGGGTGGATCAAGGGCATCGGCGACTGAGCATCACGCTTGCGAATGAGGGCGGCGCGAGGATGGAGCTCGATCTGGATGCGGGCAATGAAGGGGTGGCTTTTCGCTACCGGCTCGAAGGCGAGAGCGATGAACTGACGGTGGATGAGGAAGCGAGCGGCTTCCGCGTGCCGGGTGAAGCGAAGGGATGGATCTCGCCCTACAATGCATCGAGTTCCTCCAGCCCCGCTTATGAGGACTACTACTTCGCGGTGAAACCTGGCGATCCCCCGCCCTATTCGCGCGGTGGCGATACCCGCGGCTGGTATTTTCCGGCGCTCTTTCAGACGCCCGGCGCATGGCTGCTGCTCACCGAGTCCGGAACGGGTGAGAACTATTGTGCGTGCCACCTCGGGCCTGATTCATCCGGCGGTGTTTATCGGATCGCATTTCCCTTCGAGGATGAAGGAACCAAACGCGTGAAATACAGCCATGGTGTGAAGCCGCGTCACTCGCTGCCATGGACGATGCCCTGGCGGGTGATCGCGGTCGGCGATAGCGCTGGCGATATCCTTTCTTCGACGCTTGTAACTGATCTCGCTGAGCCGTCGAAGATCGCTGATACGTCGTGGATCAAGCCGGGGCGAGCCTCGTGGAGCTGGTGGGCGTATCCGGACCGGCGGAACGAGACCGAGCTTTACTCGAGCTACATCACGTATGCCGCGAAGCAGGGTTGGGAATATTCGCTGCTCGATGCCGGTTGGGAGAAGGCGGACACGAAGGCGCTGGCAGAGCAAGCCGCGCGGGACAAGGTGGGTCTATTGGTCTGGTCCCATGCTGAGGTCTTCTACGATGCGGATCGTAGGAAGCGCCGGCTGGATGAGATCGCCGCGCTCGGCATTCGCGGGGTGAAGATCGACTTCTGGTCGACGGATCGGCAGGAAGCGCTTGAGGCGATGGAAGCAACGCTGCGCGATGCGGCGGAGCGCAAGCTGCTGGTGAATTTCCACGGCTGCACGCTGCCACGCGGTTGGCAGCGCACGTGGCCGAACTTCGTCGCTGCGGAATCTGTGCTTGGTGAGGAGTCTTACATGTATGACGAGCGGTATCCGGAGAAGGCCGCGGAGCTTGCGACCATTCTACCCTTTACCCGCAATGTCGCGGGGCCGATGGACTTCACGCCGCTGGGGCTCGCGGAGAAGCGCTACCCGCGGAAGAACACCGCCGCTCACGAGTTGGCTACCGCGCTGATCTTTACTTCGGGCATCGTCCACTATGCTGACAAGCCGGAGACGTATGAGGCGTTTCCTGCTGCGGCGAGGGAGATTCTGAAGACTGCGCCTGCCCGCTGGGATGAGACGCGGTGTCTCATTGGGGAGCCCGGCAACGCCGTGATCCTTGCGAGGCGTGCGGGGGATGCCTGGTTCATTGCGGGGATCAATGGCACTGCAGGCGACCGGCCGGTGGAGCTCGATTTGTCTGGCTTCGGTAACAAGGGGTGGAAGCTCGTTCAGGAAGGGGCTGATGCTCTCAAGAGTCTGGACGAACAGGCGGTGCCAGCATCGACTGGCAAGTGGACGCATACGCTTCCGGCGCGCGGCGGCTTCGTGCTCAAGCAAGATTCCTGA
- a CDS encoding TlyA family RNA methyltransferase, which yields MKKERVDALLVARGLCESREQAKRLVLAGEVRSGDRVVDKPSTKFPEDAPLEVKEKPRYVGRGGLKMEGALAAFGIDPTGWTCLDIGASTGGFTDCLLQHGATKVHAIDVGTNQLAYKLRTDPRVVVKEQFNARGLEVKTLGEKVRMIVMDLSFISLTKILPAAFGVLEDGGSIVCLIKPQFELEREDIGKGGIVRDPELHQRAVDKIHTFITEELGREWKGLIDSPITGTDGNREFLAWLG from the coding sequence GTGAAGAAAGAACGAGTCGATGCCCTGCTGGTCGCCCGCGGCCTCTGCGAATCCCGCGAACAAGCCAAGCGCCTCGTTCTCGCCGGCGAAGTCCGCAGCGGCGACCGCGTCGTGGACAAGCCCAGCACCAAATTCCCCGAGGACGCCCCGCTGGAGGTGAAGGAAAAGCCGAGATACGTCGGCCGCGGCGGCCTGAAAATGGAAGGCGCGCTGGCCGCCTTCGGGATCGACCCCACCGGCTGGACCTGCCTCGACATCGGCGCCTCCACCGGCGGCTTCACCGATTGTCTCCTCCAGCACGGCGCGACGAAGGTTCACGCCATCGACGTCGGTACCAACCAGCTCGCCTACAAGCTCCGCACCGACCCCCGCGTCGTCGTGAAGGAGCAGTTCAACGCCCGCGGCCTCGAAGTCAAAACCCTCGGCGAAAAGGTCCGCATGATCGTCATGGACCTCTCCTTCATCTCGCTGACGAAGATCCTCCCCGCAGCCTTCGGGGTCCTCGAAGACGGCGGCTCCATCGTCTGCCTCATCAAGCCCCAGTTCGAGCTCGAGCGCGAAGACATCGGCAAGGGCGGTATCGTCCGCGACCCCGAACTCCATCAGCGTGCGGTCGACAAGATCCACACCTTCATTACCGAAGAACTCGGCCGGGAATGGAAAGGCCTCATCGACTCACCCATCACCGGCACCGACGGCAACCGCGAGTTCCTCGCGTGGCTGGGATAA
- a CDS encoding NAD-dependent deacylase, protein MNIVILTGAGISAESGIRTFRDEDGLWEGYSVDQVATKLGFGANPELVNRFYNLRRRQLAEVVPNAAHTALVELEEKLGNGFLLITQNVDDLHERAGSHRLIHMHGELLKSRCTWCEIISPCDGDLHATDSCRKCRRDMGMRPDVVWFGETPYELDRIGKALESADIFIAIGTSGIVEPASRFSIKAKVYGAKTIEVNLNETSKTSEFDEIIRGPASETVPALVSRLLQS, encoded by the coding sequence ATGAACATCGTGATCCTCACCGGTGCCGGCATCTCCGCAGAGTCCGGGATCAGAACATTCCGGGACGAGGACGGCCTGTGGGAAGGCTACAGCGTGGATCAAGTCGCCACCAAGCTGGGCTTCGGCGCGAACCCCGAATTGGTGAATCGCTTCTACAACCTTCGCCGCCGCCAGCTCGCCGAGGTGGTTCCCAATGCCGCCCACACGGCTCTGGTAGAGCTGGAGGAGAAGCTCGGAAATGGCTTTCTCCTCATCACCCAGAACGTGGACGATCTCCACGAAAGGGCAGGCAGTCACCGCCTGATTCACATGCACGGCGAACTGCTCAAGTCGCGCTGCACCTGGTGTGAGATAATCTCGCCGTGCGACGGCGATCTTCATGCCACCGACTCCTGCCGCAAGTGCCGCCGTGACATGGGCATGCGACCGGACGTGGTCTGGTTCGGCGAGACTCCCTACGAACTGGATAGAATCGGCAAGGCCCTGGAATCCGCGGACATCTTCATCGCCATCGGCACCTCGGGCATTGTCGAGCCAGCATCACGATTCTCCATCAAGGCCAAGGTCTACGGCGCCAAGACCATCGAGGTGAATCTCAACGAAACCTCGAAGACCTCCGAGTTCGACGAGATCATCCGCGGGCCAGCCAGTGAAACCGTGCCCGCATTGGTAAGCCGCCTTCTCCAAAGCTGA